The Candidatus Woesearchaeota archaeon genome segment CCCGCACCGCCCAAGTGCCCCGACGCGAGACCTTCATACAGCGCATCAGTATCCACTAACGAACCACGCGCCGTATTCACCAAAATCGCTCCTTTCTTCATCTTCGCAATCTCCTCACGACCAATAATGTGCACCGTAGAAGGAAGAGCAGGAAGATGCAACGTGATAATATCCGCCTCTCGCAAGACCTCATCCAAATCCTTCGCGTAACGATAATGCAAAAGCCCTGCTAAGAAATCATCATGCTTTCTATCAAACGCGATAACATGCATCCCGAACCCCTTAGCAATCTTGATCACATGAAGGCCAATATGCCCAACACCAATAACCCCCAACGTCTTCCCCTGCAGGTCGAACCCCTGCAGGTCCGCAATTGAAAAGTCATCGCGAAGCGCACGAACGTACGACTTATGAATATTTCGAGACAAGTTCAAAATAAGGCCGAACGTGTGCTCCGCAACCGTGTTCTCACCGTAATACGGAACGTTGCACACCACCACGCCCTTCTTCTTGCACGCCTCCAGATCGATGTGGTCAAACCCTGTTGATCGCGTCACGATACACCGAAGAGCAGCCATCTTCTCCAACGCTTCAGCGGTCAGCTTAGAATAAATAAATACACTTGCGACATCAACATCCGCCAGCTCGCCTGCGTTGGAAGCGTCAATAGGCCCCGACCAGAACAGGAGCTCGTGCCCTTGAAGCCTTTCCTGGAAGAAGTCCTTATGCCTTTGCTCAGTTTCGGAAAAAACAATCTTCAACGACAAACCACCTCTTTTTAGCATGCCCAAAAAAACATGCAGTATATAAACTTTTTTGGTTATACGTTACCACCGCACCATACACCTCTAAAACACAGGGGAAGAAAAAGAGAAGAAGAAAAACAAAAAAACAAGACAAAAGCCCCCAGCCCTCCTCTACAAAAGGGACTACCCCGCTACGAAACCCTTTTAAACCTCTGCGGTCTCCTCGAACCCTTCCCAGAGA includes the following:
- a CDS encoding hydroxyacid dehydrogenase; the encoded protein is MLKRGGLSLKIVFSETEQRHKDFFQERLQGHELLFWSGPIDASNAGELADVDVASVFIYSKLTAEALEKMAALRCIVTRSTGFDHIDLEACKKKGVVVCNVPYYGENTVAEHTFGLILNLSRNIHKSYVRALRDDFSIADLQGFDLQGKTLGVIGVGHIGLHVIKIAKGFGMHVIAFDRKHDDFLAGLLHYRYAKDLDEVLREADIITLHLPALPSTVHIIGREEIAKMKKGAILVNTARGSLVDTDALYEGLASGHLGGAGLDVIEGEELIKEEKELLFRGEDEKLKRIFRDKAILRMENVVFTPHNAFNSREAVQRILETTLKNILAFGAGAPVNTVELR